Proteins from a single region of Scylla paramamosain isolate STU-SP2022 chromosome 35, ASM3559412v1, whole genome shotgun sequence:
- the LOC135090434 gene encoding NK1 transcription factor-related protein 2-like gives MIHATGIPFFNPLLSMGGMPFPWALPTQGSPPSSPPSSPLSGTSVWHRPQTARAASFTIDAILGRRQQEAEQAGRSLALRREERQTRPAPYPAVVGEQQKAGGGGHGGGGSQGASAKAKVKRVRTIFTAEQLERLEAEFARQQYMVGPERLYLAAALSLTEAQVKVWFQNRRIKWRKQYMEQQHAKLAGSHEAAAEDSLSPTDGTSSPPPEAPASPASPASPGDASDDHHEPQQQQQQQQQPQQQQQQQTERQNSSLTPLAAASSYPSYLAATLSAAYADQQNEPADLTTCGGRAK, from the coding sequence ATGATTCACGCCACGGGAATTCCCTTCTTCAACCCGCTGCTCAGCATGGGCGGCATGCCCTTCCCCTGGGCACTCCCCACGCAGGGCTCGCCGCCCAGCTCGCCGCCCTCCTCGCCGCTCTCCGGCACCAGCGTGTGGCACCGACCCCAGACAGCCCGCGCCGCCTCCTTCACCATTGACGCCATCCTCGGCCGCCGCCAGCAGGAGGCGGAACAGGCGGGGCGCTCCCTGGCCCTGCGGCGAGAGGAACGCCAGACCCGCCCGGCACCTTATCCAGCAGTGGTCGGCGAGCAGCAGaaggcgggcggcggcgggcaCGGCGGCGGCGGTAGCCAGGGCGCCTCGGCCAAGGCTAAAGTGAAGCGAGTGCGGACCATCTTCACGGCAGAACAGCTGGAGAGGCTGGAGGCGGAGTTCGCCCGCCAGCAGTACATGGTGGGGCCGGAGCGGCTGTACCTGGCGGCAGCGCTCAGTCTGACCGAGGCCCAAGTCAAGGTGTGGTTCCAGAACAGACGCATCAAGTGGCGCAAGCAGTACATGGAGCAGCAGCACGCCAAGCTGGCGGGCTCCCACGAGGCCGCCGCCGAGGACTCCCTCTCCCCGACAGACGGCACCTCCTCGCCGCCCCCAGAGGCACCCGCATCTCCCGCCTCCCCCGCCAGTCCAGGGGACGCGTCGGACGACCACCACGagccccagcagcagcagcagcagcagcaacagccacaacaacagcagcagcaacagacggAGCGACAAAACAGCAGCCTGACACCGCTGGCCGCCGCGTCCTCGTACCCAAGCTACCTCGCGGCGACGCTGTCGGCGGCGTACGCGGACCAGCAGAACGAGCCCGCTGACCTAACCACCTGCGGAGGCCGAGCCAAGTGA